Sequence from the Thalassoglobus sp. JC818 genome:
CTTCTGCGAAATTCAGAACGAAACGGAAGCGAATCGACGGGATCGAAAAACACTTCTTCGCAAACAATCACGATGGGAATTCTTGCGTTTCTCCTGATGGCGGTTCCGTTTCTGGTGTTGATTGTGCTGGGGGCGATGCTTCCGTCGACGGACTTCGACGTGAAGGAGTATCACCTGCAGGGACCGAAGGAATACTTTCTCGCAGGTCGAGTTCAGTTCTTGCCACATAACGTCTACACGAGCTTCCCATTTCTTACTGAAATGCTGTCGCTGTGTGGAATGGTCGTGAAGAACGACTGGGCAACGGGTGGTCTGGTTGGCAAAACCGTCTTGGCTGCTTTTGCGCCCATCACCGCTTGCGGAGTTTTCGCAGTCGGAAAAAGATTCTCCGGTTCTTGGGCTGGGGCGATCGGAGCAGTCTGTTACCTGTCCACGCCCTGGGTGTTTCGCATCTCGACGATTGCTTACACAGAAGGAGCACTTTGCTGCTATGTGGTTCTGACTTTCCTCGTTTTTCTGAAATGGCTCGACTGGACGAAGAGTGAGGAACGTGAAGCTGTCCTTGGAGAGCGTTGGGCCTGCCTAGTCGGGTTTCTCGCGGGGAGCGCGATTTCCACGAAGTATCCGGGACTCGTGCTTGTCGCGATTCCATTTGCCATCGCGATCGGTGTCGTCACTTTCCTGCGAATGCGCAGCTTGAATTTATTGTTTCGCCATGCTGGTTGGTTCAGCCTGGGAGTAGCTGTCAGCTTCGGTCCTTGGGCATTGAAAAACACAGTCGAGACCGGGAACCCAGTTTACCCATTGGTGTATTCAGTCTTTGGAGGAACTGACTGGGGAGAACAACTCGACGAGAAGTGGAAGCACGCGCACGGGCGACCTTCTGCTTTGATCAAGAGTCCGTCGCTGATGGTTTCCGAACTGAAAGCGAATGCGATTGATGTCACGATTCGCAATGATTGGCAATCTCCGCTCTTATTCGGTCTCGCTCCGCTGGCCCTTTTGTTTTGCTATCGACGTTCGGGGATCTGGCTGACGTTCGGCTACTTAGTGTGGATTCTGCTCACCTGGTACACGCTGACACATTTGCTGGACCGGTTTTGGGTGCCGGTCTTACCAATCGCCGCTATTCTGGCTGGAATTGCGGGGCATGAGTTGTGCGTGCGGTTCTCATCGCGTCGGCTTCCCGAGAGTGCTTTGGGGCAAGTCATCCAGCGATTCGGGGTTTCGTGCTTGTGCATCATTTTCGTCGGGACCTTGGTCTTCAATTTGGTCTTCGTCACGGCTGGACTCGCTGGCAATAATGCGTTTCTGACGAGCTACCGATCGATGCAGCAGCTGACCCATTCGGTCCCCATGGCAATCCGTATTGCGGAGGAGTTTGTTGGCCCCGACGACAATGTTTTATTCGTCGGTGAAGCTCAGGTCTTCGACGCGGATTTTGACTTTCAATACAACACAGTCTTCGATCGCAACCTACTCCTGCTGCTGACCACGAAGAACGCGGAAACAGTTCCCAGCGAATCAATTGCGAGTGACTCTGAAGAATGGGACCTGCTGCCTGCTGAAGAGATTCGAGAACGGTTTTCTCAAGAAGGTCTGACGCACGTTCTCGTCAATTGGAATGAGATTCTGCGATACCGGACGACCTACGGTTACACCGATTTTGTGTCTCCGCAGCGAATACAGCAACTTGTCGACGCGGGAGTTTTACAGGAGATCACTTTGCCACCTCAGGTGACTTTGAGAAACTGGGACGCATTGAATGACTCATATCAGGCAGAAGTGGAAAAATGGGGACCGGAACTAAAATCAACTGGTCTCGACGGTGTCTCCCGAGTGAAACTGTATCAACTCTTCAAAGTCCGAGACGATGAAAGTTTGTGACGCTTCCATTGTTGAATTGGTGTGAACAAATTTGGTGATCATCACCAGAAGTAGGTTTCGAGAGGTGCTGCGAAACCATCAAGATGGACTAAACTGTTTGGTGAGGTGTGTGGCTGTGTGCACTCGTGCGACTTCGAGCCATCTCACTCAACCTGCTCAATCAGGAACGCCATGTCCGAAAACTCCATCTGGCCGCAACATGAGATTACTCAAAACCTCGTACGCGAAGTCGCGAACGGGAACGAGACGGCCGTCAACGACTTGCTGGAGCGGCATCGTCAAGCGCTGCGCCGATTGATCCACTTCCGTCTCGATCGCCAAATCGCAGATCGAGTTGATGCCAGCGATGTTGTGCAAGACGTTCTCCTCGAAGCGAGTCGACGCCTGAAAGATTACGTCTCCGATCCGAAGATGCCGTTTCACCTGTGGGTTCGGCAACTCGCCCAAGACCGGATGATCGACTTACACCGTCGACACCATGCTCAGAAACGGTCCGTCGACAAAGAGCAGAGGTTGCAATCGCCGGCATTTGGCGATCGCTCTTCACTCAATCTCGCTGCGCAGCTACGAGATGATCAACTGACTCCCGCCGCGGCGATGATTCGCAAGGAACTCGAAGAACGATTCCTTCAGGCTCTCGAACAGTTGGACGAAAACGAGCGCGAAATCATCGTGATGCGGCACGTGGAGCATCTCGGGAATGGAGAAATTGCCGAAGCACTTGAACTGTCACCGGCAGCGGCAGGCATGCGGTATCTTCGGGCGATCCGCAGACTCAAAGCGGTTCTCACAGCCTCAGATTCGGATTCAGAGTCTGCGTCCGAATCATGACTCAGGAAGAATGACGTTCGCCGTGAAGCGTGATTCTCGTGACCTCCGGCAGGCATCGAATCCGCAGTGGGTGTCGTCCGGCGAGTCCTCGCGAAACGTGCATCATCGAAGGGGGTTCATCGAATAGTCCCGAAGCATATTTCGTGTCGTGTCGACTCGGAGAGTACAGCGGGCCAATGATCGGCAGTTGCACCTGTCCGCCGTGATTGTGCCCCGAAAGCACGAGATTGACTCGCTGTTGCTTGGCTGATGAAAACCGGTCCGGTGTGTGAGCCAACAGCAATTTGAAATCAGCAGCAGTCGAAAATTTCGGCTCCTCACCCATCCAGGGAGTTTCATCTCCCCCGATTTCAAGTCGGCTACCATCGACGTCGAGCATCACGGTACGAGATGAGACATCGACCCAGTTCAGGTCGGTGATCGCCTTTCGGATTGATGCTGGCTCCTGATACCAGTCGTGATTTCCGAGAATGAAGTAGTTGCCCAGTCGTCCCGTCAATTTCCCCAGTGTGTCCGGAATCCAGTCTGTCAGAGGCTGGCTGTCGATCAGGTCTCCGGTAAAGCAAACGAGGTCAACGGAGTCGTTGGAAATGATCTCGCACACTTCCACGAAGAATTCTTTGGTGATCGTTCCGAGAAAGTGCCAGTCGGAAATGTGCAGGATCGTCAGCTCCTCAAGCTCTTCGGGGAGCCCCCCGAGGTGGAATGTTTTCTCGTTAAATTCCACGCGAAGTTGTTCATTCCCCGGCAGACGGGCCAGCCGTTGATATTTCCCTGAGCTCACCAGGGATGAATTCGTCCGGTTGGAAATCTCTTCAACGCGAGACTCAGTAACCACCATCGTTGAAGGGCTCTGTCTCAATTGATATCGAATCGTTTGGACAAGCAGCTTCGCCAGACCGATTGAGCAAAACCCGACAAGCCCCCACATCCACGGATTCAAATTTTCCCAGCTTCCCCCGAAAAGTAGGCCGGGACCTGCGATCCCCAACCAGAAGACGAGAACGACGGGAACGAGCACCACGAAAAAGTCATGCACGATTCGCAGCTTCTGAAGGGTTGAGCAACGTTGCGGGAATGAATGTGTCCAGTTGACATAAGTGACCCACAGAGCAGCATTTCCGATCGAAAGCAGCCCCAACACAATCAGATTGGTCACGCTCCAGAAGACTGATGAGGTCTGGATAGATGTGGCTGCCAGAACACCAGATGTGCAGATGTTGAGCATTTCAGCCAATGTCATAAGGGTTGAGAACAGAGATGGCCACCGCTTGGTGAGTCAACGCGGACGAGTCTATCGCATTCACAAACCTTTGCCTGCCTGAGACGCACAATTTCGACAGCGAATCAGCTAATGTTCACAAGCCACGTAAATTCAGGGTTGGTGATGTTCATGTATCGGGCATCAAATCAAATTCTGCCGTTCTGACTTCTTGAAACTGGATCGAGTGAGGCTAGAGCATGTTCTGATTTTGTGAGTACGATCTCGCACGAGCAAGCACAGCCTTTTAACTTCTGGAACAGTGCAAGCGAGTGCACAGGAAAGAGCAACTTGCTCTAGGCCCGCAATTCCCCAAGACTTTTCCGGTCTGATCGTTTAACATTCGCCGAGCGGAGATCGCCCGATTGTTCTTGTATTGCTGGCGATGTTCGCTCATTTATTCCTGCAACTTCGACGATTTCACAGCCACTCACCCATACTGACAATGTCTCAATCCAACACTCCCCACAACGGCAAACTGTACATTGAAACCGTTGGCTGCCAGATGAACGTTCTGGACAGCGAGCTTGTCGTGGCTGCTCTCAAGCAACAGGGGTACGACCTCTGCGACGATCCGAATTCCGCAGACACGATTCTGTTCAACACGTGCAGTGTCCGCGAGCACGCTGAGCACAAGACCTACAGCTCAGTCGGTCGCTTTAAGTACGGGAAGCGAAAACGCCCCAATCTGGTGATCGGAGTCATCGGCTGCATGGCTCAGCAGGATCAAGACAAGGTCTTCCAGAAAGCTCCGCATGTCGACCTTGTCGTCGGGACCGGTCAGCTTGCTGAAATTCCGACACTCGTCGACGAGGTTCGCAGCACGCGCAAGAAACAACTGGCCGTCTCACTGAAGCGAAAAGAGGGAAGTCGGGACGAAGTCGCTGGCAGCTTCGAAAGCTACGATCCGCTCCGAGATCCGACAATGCGTCCCAGCCCGTGGCAGGCGTTTGTAAGAATTATGATCGGCTGCGACAAATTCTGCACGTATTGCGTGGTGCCGAACACCCGCGGTCCGGAGCAGTCGCGATCGCCTGTTCAGATTCTTTCAGAGGTGAAGACACTCGCCAATCAGGGGGTGAAGGAGATCACGTTTCTCGGGCAAACGGTCAATTCCTACTCACACACCGAAGGGGGCAAGACCTATCGCCTGAGCGATCTCATCGCCCTCGTGCACGACACTCCCGGAATCGAGCGGATTAAGTTTGTCACGAACTATCCGAAAGACATGACGGTCGATCTGCTGGAAGCAATCCGCGACCTTCCGAAAGTCTCTCGCTACTTGCATGTCCCTCTACAGCATGGTTGTGATTCGCAGCTGAAGCTGATGAAACGAGGATATACGGTTGCAGACTACCGAGAAATGATGGGGCGCATCCGTGAGTATCTCCCGGACTGTTCCGTCTCCAGCGACTTCATTGTCGGATTCTGTCAGGAGACAGAAGAGGCATTCCAGAAGTGCCTCGACTCCGTCAACGAGTTTCGCTTCAAGAACAGCTTTATTTTCAAGTACAGCCCTCGGCCTGGAACCAAGGCGTTTGCTCTGTACGAAGACGACGTCCCAGAACTGGTCAAAAAACGACGTAACAACGAACTTCTCAAGCTGCAAAACGAAATCAGTGGTGAAGACAACGCTGAGTTCATCGGTCGTAAAGTGGAAGTCCTCGTAGAAGGTCCGAGCAAGTGGGCCAACAAGGAAACTCGAAAAACGGAGGATTCCTCCTCAACGCAAAACCTTCCAGGGTGGCACGGCGGTGCGGAACCTGTTGGAGGTTCAGAAGCAGCCAAAGAGCCAGAACTAATCCAGCTGGGGAGTGACTCTCCTAAGGAAACGATCTCGGAGCCGACTCAACAACAGCTCGTCGGTCGAACAAAATGTGATCGCATCGTCGTCTTTGAAGGGAACCCGAGGTTGTCGGGAACTTTGGCGGACATCGAAGTCTATGATGTCACGCAGACAACTCTTCTCGGTGAAATCGTCACACACCATCTTCAGCCCGGGTCATCACCCCTCTTGCCGATCCTGGGATGATCGATTTGCAACACACTTGAGTGATCTGAAATCATCTCGCGGCTGTGGTTGCGGGCATGAGATTTCGGACAGGTGTAAACAGTTGTTTCCACAATGAGTTACCGACGTTTGGCGCGTTCTAAATTAGTCGTCGTCCCATTCTGTGAAAGATTTCGACAGACATTCGCGGGTTTCCGATGATGCGTTTTTGCATCATCGTGTTGCAACGCTCTCGACAAACACTCCCTTATTGATGTCCATTGTCATGAATGTTCTCTGTCGTCTGGACGAGATAGTCCACTGCTTCGCATGACACGACAGGAAAAATTCACACCCCGTACCGGTTTTCGAATGAGCAAGTTTGTCGTGTTGCTTTTTTCGGACGACGACCTGTGAAGAAGAGAAACTGGCCGCTCGACGACATAAATTCCTACGATTCTCGTTCGTGGAAATTTCTGAATTCAGAATTTTCTGCCCGCCATGCAGCTAACTTCAAAGTAGCCTTCTGGAGACTTGGATAACGTATGAGATCAGCCAGTGCTGATGTCTTCGTGGACAAGAAGGGCGTACCCAGAGGTTAAGATGAAAGCACTGGTTGTCAGCGACGATGTTGGAAGTGCAACCCAACTTCATGAAGTCTTAAACGCAAACAGGCGGATTAAGGAGTGTGTCACGCGACCTTGGCGGACGCTCCACGAGGTGCCGAGCGAGCAGGGTGATCAGTATCACATTGTTTTTGCGGTCATCGATCAAAACTCACAATCTGCCGGGCAACAGCTTCAAAGCGTGCGCAAGAAGTTTGATTCTTTCTTGGTCGTCGTCGGTCACGCTGACTCTTCAGAGGACGTTATCAGATTGCTCCATCAAGGAGCTGATGACTTCGTCGATCTCCGAAGAGATATGTCATCCCAGATCACTGAGTTGATCTCTTCGGCAAAGACGCGAATCGGAATTGACTCGACACCACAAAATGTGATCGGAGTTGTCGGCGCAGTTGGAGGATGTGGAACAACAACTTTTGCTGTGAATCTCGCTGCCGGCATTGCACAAAATCGGCAGCGCTGTGCGCTTCTTGATTTCGTCTGCCAGCAGGGTGATGTCGGTCGATTCCTGGGGATCAACTCGAATCACTCGCTCCAGGAACTTTGTGCGAACTCGTCCTTTGTCGATGGGACGATGCTCGAACGGTCAATGTCCAAGTCGTGTGCCGGGCTCGAAGTTCTTCCATCGGTCGGACACTACGGTGATCGAAGTCAACCTGATGTGTCAGACCTGAGACATCTCATTTCTGTCGCATTGGAAAAGCATGACGACATAGTGATCGATCTCGGATCGTGCCGCGAAGTGCAGGGGTATTCAAGCATCCTCGAGCAAACGACAACCATTCTCTTAACTGTGCGTCCAGACTTTTCTTCGGTCTGTCGAGCAAGAAACGCCTTGGACTATTTTAAGACACTCGGATTAAACGACGAGACCATTGAAATCGTCTGTTCGCGAATGGGAATGCCGGGCCATCTTGAGCAAAAACAAGCTGAGAAAATTCTGGGACGGCCCATTTCGCACACGCTCCCTGAAGAGATTTCTCAGGTCAATCATGCGATCAATTGTGGCGTTGCGCTCGTGATGGAGTCGCCGAAGTGTAAATACAGTCGGGCACTAAATCGGATTACACATAGCCTGCTCGAACGCAACCAGAGTGAGAAGACCCAAGACAAGAAAGCGGCAACTGCTCGAGAGACTGTGGGGCTTGCTCAACGAGGTGTTCAGTTAATTAAACAGACAATGGGTTGTTTCTATCTCTAAGGGGCAGTCGATGTCGAATTGCTGAACAGTGTGAATTGAAGGAACTCCTTAAGGCGACCGCAACGGTCACTGAATTCCGTTGACTAGAGGGTAATCATGAGTGCCGGCCAAAAGACTGCAAATCATCCTGGAAGTGGTTCGAGTGATGCGAATCGCTCTCGCTTCCTGGCGATCAAAAAGGACATTCACAAGCACTTGATCGAAGCCCTCGATTTCGATTCGATCAGTGGGCTGAACGATTACGAGATGCGTCGGCAACTTCGAGTCGGGATCGAAGACCTCTGCCGCTTCCGCGGAGATGTGCTTTCTCACGAAGATCAAAAACGGCTCGTTGAAGAAGTCATCGACGAAACGCTTGGATTGGGGCCACTGGAACCACTGTTGCGTGATCCGACAATCAGCGACATTCTCATTGATGGCCCGGAAAAAGTTTACATCGAACGACGAGGGCAACTCGAAGACACGAACGTTCGATTTCATGACGAAGATCATCTCATCGAAATTGTTCAGAGAATTGCGAGCAAAGTCGGCCGCCGTCTCGATGAGTCCAGCCCGATGGTTGATGCACGTCTGTCCGATGGAAGTCGCGTCAACGCCGTGATTCGACCGTTGGCTCTGGCAGGTGCACTCGTTTCCATCCGTCGCTTTGGAAATCGTCCGCTTGAAATTCAAGACTTGATCGCCCGCGGTGCGATGACCAAAGAGATGAGCAGGTTCCTCATGGCCTGCGTTCGTTCGCGTCTGAACGTCGTTGTTTCTGGGGGAACCGGCAGCGGAAAGTCCACGCTTCTCAATGTTCTCTCAGGGTTCATCCCGACACGTGAGCGAATTGTCACGATCGAAGATGCTGCAGAGCTTCAGCTCGATCAACCTCGTGTGGCCCGGATGGAAACTCGACCACCCAATCTCGAGGGAAAAGGCGAGATCACTGCTCGTGAGCTTCTGAAAAACTCTCTTCGAATGCGACCAGATCGAATCATCATCGGAGAATGTCGAGGAGTCGAAGCGTTCGACATGCTTCAAGCGATGACGACCGGGCACTCAGGAAGCTTGACGACAATACACGCAAACTCGGCTCGCGACTCATTTCGCCGACTTGAGATGCTCGTTGGGATGGCCGGGTTTGATCTTCCTTCCTGGCTGATCAACGAGCTCATCGGATCTGCAATTCAGATCGTCGTGCACTGCGAGCGACTTTCAAATGGTGAGCGAAAAGTGACTCAAATTACAGAGCTCACCGGAACGAACGGAAGCGTGATTGAATCACATGACATCTTCACCTTCCGAAAAACTGGCGTCTCGGCTGATGGAGCGGTCACTGGAGTGTTTAGTGCAACCGGCATTCGTCCACGTTGCCTGGAGCAACTCAGAGTTGCCGGCTCGGAACTCTCACATGAAATGTTTGAAGAAAAAGAACTCCACCCCGAACGTATTGATCGCGTCGCTGCGATTGTCTGAGATCTGACATGGATATTTCCTCAATTTTCAGCTCCCCCCCAGCGATTGCTGCCGGACTGTCCATCATCGCTGTTGTCATGTTGATTGCGGACATGTTTTCGTCCAGTCGAAAACGTATCGATCAGCGGGTCATCGAACAGCAGCGAAAACTGGTCCGCGAGCAGGTCAGTAAGTCACGGTTGTTCAAGGAGTGGAAAGCTGGCGGCGCGAGTGCCGGGGAAGAGTTCAATCCGAACTTTCAACAGAGACTCGAGTTGTATCTCGAGCAATCAGGGCTGCGGTTAACGGTGACGGATGTCTGCCGTCGATCGGTTCTCTTCGCAACGGTTGCTGGCGTGTTACCTGCGCTCTACTGCCATTACTCGATTACATTCGGGGCGATGTTAACGGGAGCGGTGATTCCATGGATTCACGTTGTGATTTCCCATCGTAAACGTATGCAGAAGCTCTCTGAACAGCTTCCCGAAGTTTTCGATTTCATGCGACGCTCCGTCCAGGCTGGGCAAACCATTCAAAACGCTTTGCAGATTGTGGCAAAGCAAACGAGCTCGCCTGTTTCGGATGAACTGACGTACTGCTGCGAACAGCAGAATCTCGGTTTGCCTTACGAGTTGACTCTGCGTGATATGGCCCAACGGACGGGCGTCGTCGAGTTTCAGCTCTTCTCTGTCGCGCTGCTGATGCAACGTCAAGCCGGTGGAGACCCGACAGAAGTCCTCGAGAACTTGGCAGAGCTTTCTCGAAAACGCGGAAAGCTTGCCATGAAGATTAAGGCGATCACAGGTGAAGGACGCATGCAGGCCAATGTGCTGTCGCTCATGCCGTTCGGTGCGTTTGTCGGAATTTATCTGCTCGACCGTCAGTACGCGAGCATTTTGTTGAACTATCCGTACCTGTTGGTCGGCCTGATCGTTGCCATTGCTACAGGAATTTTGTGGATTCGAAAGATCATTAACTTCGAGTACTAAATCGACGTGTTCACGAACTAGTAAAACTAAAGACCCAGGTCATAGCGACTGTGTCAGTCGTCTTGATGAACGATGTCCGCGACAGACTTTGTCGATTCCACATCCAGAAACAAACAAGACAGTGTTTTGGTTCACTACCTCCAGGTGAGATCATGTTTCCTAGCCAGATCGTCAGTTCAATGGTCGCCTTCTGCGGTTTCGCAGGAGTGGTCTATGCGGTCTCGCATTTGTTCTTCAATAGTGACCATCGGACGCAACGGCGCGTTGAAGAAGCCTCTCGGCGTTTTAACCCGAATCAAGTTTCCGAGTCAAAACTCAAGAAGTTTGTGAAGTCGACCGTCGGAAGTGTTGCTTCCAAGCTTCCGGCCGGCAGTGAAATGTCGCTGAATGGAACCGTCAGCCAATTGGAAAGCAGGCTGAGACACGCAGGGTTCTATGGACGGCAGGCACAAGCTTACTACTTCATGGTGACGATTGGATTGACAGTGCTTCCAACTGTGATTGCGTTGTCGCTTTTGGCCTTCCGTCTCATCGGTGCTGAACTAGCCTTCTGGATTTCACTGATCGGCGGGGGAATCGGAATGCTGGCTCCAGGGTTTTGGCTCGATCGAAAAAAGACGAAACGGCACCTCACGCTACTTAAGGGTCTTCCCGATTTTCTGGACTTAATGATTACATGTCTGACCAGTGGGTTAAGTTTAGAATCTGCTCTTCAAAGAGTTTCCTCGGAAATTGGAAATGCGCACCCGGTGCTGTCACACGAGATGGCCCGTGTTCGCAGTGAGATCAATCTTGGAGCGTCAGTTGATCAGGCACTCATGAGTTTTGCTCATCGGAGTGATTGCGACGAGATCCTTTCTCTGGCGACTCTTTGTCAGCAAACCAGACAGTATGGAACCCGAATCTCTGATGCTTTTCGGTCCCATGCGGACTTGCTTCGAACCAAACGCGAAATGAGGGCTGAAGAACGTGCTCAGAAAGCAGTTGTCAAAATTCTGATCCCAACATTGCTCCTCATTTTTCCTTCGGTGTTTGTTGTGCTCGCAGGACCAGCTGCCATTCAGATTTGGGAATACTTCGGAAATCAATAATGCAAAACGTGAAGTGGTCTTCGTCCGGTTGCATAACCATCGAAGATCAGGACAAGCGAGCTTGAAATGCGATCCTGTTCAACAAATAGGAAATCTGAAAATCGGCGAAGCGGGGCCGCGGCGGTCGAGTTTGCAATCGTCCTACCAATCATCCTGACATTCTTTCTGGGATGTGTTGATTATGGACGCGCGCTTCACTGGTCAATCGCTGTGTCGAACGCAGCAGACACCGGGACGTATTATGCAGCGACGCACCGCGTTTCACCCATCACCATTCAAGACTGGGAAGCAAAGATACGGACGATCGTGATTGATGAACTTGACGATCATCCGCAGTTCACCGCCGACGATCTCGACATTCAGATTACCTCAGTCACAGAAGTCGACGGCAATCTCCTGGTGACAGTTTCGGCCAACTATCAGTTTCGAACGATCGTTTCTTGGCCCACGATCCCGAACACAATTCCGCTCAAAGCGACTGTGACTTACCGGCAGTTTCAGTAGGGAGATGAGGTGATGGACGTGACAAGACGAATCCCACGCTCAGCATCTCTCTCGAAGAGGTCAGGAGCAACAATCGTTGAAACCGCTTTTGTGTTGCCGGTTCTGCTGTTCATTTTGATATCAGCCATCGATTTTTCGCTGATTGTTTTGAACAACAACTCTCTCGCGGAAGCAGCTCGACGACTCTCGCGAACAGCCTCAGTGCGAGGAGAGAATGCTGAGCCGGAATTCAGTATGTGGGGGCCCAACACATTCAACGAGAATGCCAGCGAGCAGACGGAGATCTGTGAGATTGTTCGCGAAGCAGCTGTCTGTATTCCTCCCGAAAAGATCAATGTACAGGTGGAATGGCCGGATGGATCGTGCCGCATCAATGACCGTGTGAGCGTTTCGTTGCGCTATTCGCATCAACCCTTTTTAAGTTTCACTGGGAAGACTTTCCTGCTTCAAGCGTCGTCCGACGTAAGAATCCGACACTAACTCGGTTGTTGCAGTCCTGCAAAAATATTGAAGTCGCTTTTCAATCCTGAATGAACTGGTCAGCGAGATAGAATTCGAATGAACTTAACAGTGTTGTTGTCATGAATAATTCGTCCAAACAATCCACTGCCAGTACAACTCCTTCCCGCTCCGGCAAGGCTTTGATCTTCGTCTTGTTGACGATGCCGATGATTCTGGGGATCGTTGGATTGGTGGTGGATGGTTCGTTCATCATGTATGAGTATCGCGAAACTCAGCATGCGGCCGATGCTGGTGCGACTGCTGCCGCATTGTCGTACATACAGAATGAAAATGCACAGATTGCCCGGCAGAGTGCTGTCGATATGGTGCAGCAGATT
This genomic interval carries:
- a CDS encoding TadE family protein, with the translated sequence MDVTRRIPRSASLSKRSGATIVETAFVLPVLLFILISAIDFSLIVLNNNSLAEAARRLSRTASVRGENAEPEFSMWGPNTFNENASEQTEICEIVREAAVCIPPEKINVQVEWPDGSCRINDRVSVSLRYSHQPFLSFTGKTFLLQASSDVRIRH
- a CDS encoding TadE/TadG family type IV pilus assembly protein, which codes for MRSCSTNRKSENRRSGAAAVEFAIVLPIILTFFLGCVDYGRALHWSIAVSNAADTGTYYAATHRVSPITIQDWEAKIRTIVIDELDDHPQFTADDLDIQITSVTEVDGNLLVTVSANYQFRTIVSWPTIPNTIPLKATVTYRQFQ
- a CDS encoding type II secretion system F family protein; translation: MFPSQIVSSMVAFCGFAGVVYAVSHLFFNSDHRTQRRVEEASRRFNPNQVSESKLKKFVKSTVGSVASKLPAGSEMSLNGTVSQLESRLRHAGFYGRQAQAYYFMVTIGLTVLPTVIALSLLAFRLIGAELAFWISLIGGGIGMLAPGFWLDRKKTKRHLTLLKGLPDFLDLMITCLTSGLSLESALQRVSSEIGNAHPVLSHEMARVRSEINLGASVDQALMSFAHRSDCDEILSLATLCQQTRQYGTRISDAFRSHADLLRTKREMRAEERAQKAVVKILIPTLLLIFPSVFVVLAGPAAIQIWEYFGNQ